The following proteins are encoded in a genomic region of Reichenbachiella sp.:
- a CDS encoding Glu/Leu/Phe/Val dehydrogenase dimerization domain-containing protein: MIEVNEPLKKEEVSLFSGIEEMNHEQVVFCHDKATGLKAIIAIHNTVLGPAMGGTRMWHYASDQEALTDVLRLSRGMTLKNAIAGLNIGGGKAVLIGDARKLKNEALMRRFGKFVNSLGGKYWTAEDVNMSTKDMEYVRMETPYVTGLPDFMGGSGDPSPVTAYGVYMGMKASAKKAYGSEKLEGKKVLVQGTGNVGTYLIENLIKENAKVLISDIFEDKIKKITDRFPVEVVVADQVFDTDFDIYAPCALGGTLNDENIDKLNCDIVAGGANNQLLDEKIHGKALVNKGILYAPDFLINGGGITNVYYEYEGNYNRDRVMNQTERIYDTTLEVFDLCAKSGATPQAAAIQIAENRISAIGNNKLPL, from the coding sequence ATGATAGAGGTGAACGAACCACTCAAAAAAGAAGAAGTGTCTTTATTCTCTGGAATAGAAGAAATGAATCACGAGCAGGTAGTTTTTTGTCACGACAAGGCTACCGGATTGAAAGCCATCATTGCCATTCACAATACGGTCTTGGGACCCGCTATGGGAGGCACTCGAATGTGGCACTATGCTTCTGATCAAGAGGCGCTTACTGATGTTTTGAGGTTATCGAGAGGCATGACATTGAAAAATGCAATTGCCGGACTGAATATTGGAGGTGGAAAAGCCGTCTTAATTGGTGATGCTCGTAAGTTGAAAAACGAGGCGCTAATGAGACGATTTGGTAAGTTCGTCAACAGCTTGGGAGGAAAGTACTGGACTGCCGAGGATGTGAATATGAGCACTAAAGATATGGAGTACGTAAGAATGGAAACACCTTACGTCACCGGTTTGCCTGACTTCATGGGAGGTTCAGGAGATCCTTCTCCAGTAACTGCTTATGGCGTTTACATGGGCATGAAAGCTTCAGCTAAAAAAGCTTATGGCTCAGAAAAACTGGAAGGAAAAAAAGTATTAGTACAAGGTACAGGAAACGTAGGCACCTATCTGATAGAAAACCTGATCAAAGAAAATGCAAAGGTTTTGATTTCAGATATTTTCGAAGACAAGATCAAGAAAATAACTGATCGTTTCCCTGTGGAAGTGGTGGTCGCCGATCAGGTGTTCGACACCGATTTCGACATCTATGCACCTTGTGCATTGGGTGGTACTTTGAATGATGAAAATATTGATAAACTCAACTGTGACATTGTAGCAGGAGGGGCAAACAATCAATTGCTGGACGAAAAAATTCATGGCAAAGCACTAGTGAATAAAGGCATCTTATATGCACCAGACTTCTTAATTAATGGAGGAGGAATTACTAATGTCTATTATGAATATGAAGGCAACTATAATAGAGACAGAGTGATGAATCAGACTGAGCGAATTTATGATACTACCCTTGAGGTATTTGATCTATGCGCAAAATCTGGAGCAACACCGCAGGCAGCTGCTATCCAAATTGCTGAAAACAGAATTTCAGCTATTGGAAACAACAAGTTGCCACTATAA
- a CDS encoding YtxH domain-containing protein, whose protein sequence is MSKNSNSFLAFLTGAAAGAILGILYAPDKGENTRDRLSYQLDKYSKKLDELVKEFIEGKQLSDNEARTEGDKIVSDAKEKAERLLDDVNGLITKIKGEEV, encoded by the coding sequence ATGAGTAAAAATTCGAATTCTTTCTTAGCATTTTTAACTGGAGCAGCTGCAGGAGCTATCCTGGGCATTTTGTATGCGCCAGACAAAGGAGAAAATACAAGAGACCGACTGTCTTACCAACTAGATAAGTATAGCAAAAAGCTAGACGAATTAGTAAAAGAGTTTATTGAAGGCAAGCAACTCAGCGACAATGAAGCCCGAACTGAGGGGGACAAAATAGTAAGTGACGCTAAGGAAAAAGCAGAGCGCTTACTCGATGATGTAAATGGCCTAATCACTAAAATCAAAGGAGAGGAAGTCTAA
- a CDS encoding DUF1573 domain-containing protein: protein MKNIKMIPAFIAVMAMIATGCSNGDVENRIARLEGRVAELEGSGTAAARSVTSAKPAASTQPEVKPEGPLPEFAFNEESHDFGTINEGDVVEHVFAFTNTGDAPLIISSATGSCGCTVPEWPKEPIGVGEKGEIKVKFNSRKKPGIQNKTVTITSNTYPKQQRIKIKANVTPAPKDADTPS from the coding sequence ATGAAAAATATAAAAATGATTCCTGCATTCATTGCTGTAATGGCCATGATCGCTACCGGATGCTCTAATGGAGATGTTGAAAATAGAATTGCAAGACTGGAAGGTCGTGTAGCTGAATTAGAAGGTTCTGGAACTGCAGCTGCCAGATCAGTGACTTCTGCTAAACCTGCTGCCAGCACACAACCGGAAGTAAAGCCTGAAGGACCGCTACCTGAGTTTGCTTTCAACGAAGAGTCTCACGACTTTGGAACTATCAACGAAGGAGATGTTGTAGAACACGTATTTGCTTTTACTAACACAGGAGATGCTCCTTTGATTATTTCTAGTGCTACCGGATCTTGTGGATGTACTGTTCCTGAGTGGCCAAAAGAGCCAATCGGCGTAGGTGAAAAAGGTGAGATCAAAGTGAAATTCAACAGTAGAAAGAAGCCAGGTATCCAAAACAAAACGGTTACTATCACTTCAAACACTTACCCAAAGCAGCAAAGAATCAAAATCAAGGCGAACGTGACCCCAGCACCAAAAGATGCTGACACACCGTCTTAA
- a CDS encoding tetratricopeptide repeat protein yields MKRVLTLLIVICTHWQISAQNASIEEAHELLSEGYLEEALDMFNDLHADNTNNAEFFFLRGSCLSELGENEKAITDFNVSISLDNQNADAYYQRGFARFTLGNSQEALKDFDQAITLSPTFGEAYLNRGTVQYDLGNSEAACQDWQYALDVGLTLAQALIDQLCTD; encoded by the coding sequence ATGAAAAGGGTATTAACACTTCTAATAGTTATTTGTACACATTGGCAGATTAGTGCTCAAAATGCTTCGATCGAAGAAGCTCACGAACTTTTATCCGAAGGATATTTAGAAGAAGCACTGGATATGTTCAATGATCTTCATGCTGATAACACAAACAATGCCGAATTCTTTTTTCTTAGAGGTTCCTGTCTATCCGAGTTAGGAGAAAATGAAAAAGCCATTACGGATTTCAATGTTTCTATTTCACTCGACAACCAAAATGCAGATGCTTACTACCAACGCGGCTTTGCTCGATTCACCTTGGGCAATAGCCAGGAGGCGCTGAAAGATTTCGATCAAGCCATTACACTAAGTCCAACATTTGGTGAGGCCTACTTAAACAGAGGTACCGTACAATATGACTTGGGCAATTCTGAAGCTGCTTGCCAAGATTGGCAATATGCGCTAGATGTTGGGCTTACGCTGGCGCAAGCCCTCATCGACCAACTTTGTACAGATTAG
- the coaE gene encoding dephospho-CoA kinase (Dephospho-CoA kinase (CoaE) performs the final step in coenzyme A biosynthesis.), with amino-acid sequence MKIVGITGGIGSGKSTVCRIFETLGIPVYNADDRAKYLMQNDADLVQNIKTTFGEEAYTNGQLNRAFLAKTIFHDSNKTAQINALVHPVVGNDFNHWQGEQQAPYVLKEAALMIESGSYKQLDFLINVFASIETRIQRVQKRDPQRSLEEINGIIDKQVSEEQRTERSDFVIDNDGSCLIIPQVLAIHQQLLS; translated from the coding sequence ATGAAAATTGTTGGCATTACCGGAGGGATAGGATCAGGGAAATCTACTGTCTGTAGAATTTTTGAAACGTTGGGTATTCCGGTGTACAATGCAGATGACCGTGCCAAATACCTCATGCAAAATGATGCTGATTTAGTTCAAAATATAAAAACTACTTTTGGAGAAGAGGCTTATACAAATGGTCAGCTCAATCGAGCTTTCCTGGCTAAAACTATTTTTCATGATTCCAATAAGACAGCGCAAATCAATGCTTTAGTACATCCGGTTGTCGGCAACGATTTCAATCATTGGCAAGGCGAACAACAGGCTCCATATGTGCTAAAAGAAGCGGCACTCATGATAGAATCGGGCTCCTACAAACAATTAGATTTTCTGATCAATGTATTTGCATCCATTGAGACTCGAATTCAAAGAGTACAAAAAAGAGACCCCCAGCGATCTTTGGAAGAAATCAATGGCATCATAGACAAGCAAGTCAGCGAAGAACAAAGGACAGAGCGCTCTGATTTTGTAATCGACAATGATGGTAGTTGCCTAATTATACCACAAGTATTAGCTATCCATCAACAGCTGTTAAGTTAA
- the nusB gene encoding transcription antitermination factor NusB has product MLNRRSLRIKGMQAIFAYHTARKAEFNICKKEAEDNFLPDLNSMEVQDKEELAKDREQTGKAFSALIRKGGDAIPEDTKPEIVKVVKEQQQAYLNKLTANKEHFKKRLLSGITSIYDDYIKFLYIVVEIQELIGLEKRKKNNTHDNFAKNIVINNLKGFESLEEERIRKNVAWDTDLIRAWYKEYIKPQEFFVEYDNLAKTTLEDDQEFVQTLYKSIIFKNDNVNDYFEALDLGWSENKPILRSMVLKTLKSIETEESEPILMELSKNWEEDLLFLKELYDLAIDKEEEYETLIEEKSKNWEIDRVALTDRIILEMAIGEMIHFTSIPVKVTINEYIELSKLYSTPKSKQFVNGLLDVLSVELQKDGQIKKSGRGLLDNK; this is encoded by the coding sequence ATGCTAAACAGACGTTCTTTACGTATCAAAGGTATGCAGGCCATATTCGCCTACCATACTGCCCGAAAGGCTGAATTCAATATCTGCAAAAAAGAGGCTGAAGACAACTTCTTGCCTGATCTCAACTCCATGGAGGTGCAGGACAAAGAAGAATTGGCCAAAGATCGCGAGCAAACAGGCAAAGCCTTCAGTGCCTTAATTCGCAAAGGTGGCGATGCCATTCCTGAAGACACAAAGCCTGAAATTGTAAAAGTGGTTAAAGAACAGCAGCAAGCTTATCTAAATAAGCTTACTGCCAACAAAGAGCATTTCAAAAAAAGATTGCTATCGGGAATCACTTCTATCTATGACGACTATATCAAATTTTTATACATCGTAGTAGAAATTCAGGAGCTGATTGGGCTAGAAAAACGAAAGAAAAACAATACGCATGACAACTTCGCCAAGAATATTGTTATCAATAATCTGAAGGGCTTCGAAAGCTTAGAAGAAGAGCGAATTAGAAAAAATGTAGCTTGGGATACTGATTTGATTAGAGCTTGGTACAAGGAATACATCAAGCCTCAAGAGTTTTTTGTTGAATATGATAATCTCGCTAAAACGACTTTAGAAGATGATCAGGAGTTTGTACAAACGCTATATAAATCCATTATATTCAAAAATGACAATGTCAACGACTATTTCGAGGCCTTGGATTTAGGATGGAGCGAAAACAAACCCATACTAAGAAGTATGGTGCTAAAAACATTAAAATCCATCGAAACAGAAGAAAGTGAACCAATATTGATGGAACTTTCTAAAAACTGGGAAGAGGATTTATTATTTTTGAAAGAGCTTTACGACTTGGCTATTGACAAAGAAGAAGAGTATGAAACTCTGATTGAAGAAAAGTCAAAAAACTGGGAAATAGATCGTGTAGCTTTGACTGACAGGATTATTCTTGAAATGGCCATCGGAGAGATGATTCATTTCACTTCGATCCCTGTGAAAGTAACCATTAATGAATATATTGAGTTATCGAAACTTTATAGTACGCCTAAGAGTAAACAATTTGTAAATGGCCTTTTGGATGTACTTTCAGTAGAATTACAGAAAGACGGCCAAATCAAGAAAAGTGGACGAGGACTGCTAGACAATAAATAA
- the yajC gene encoding preprotein translocase subunit YajC → MLNFILLQAAGGGNAQSLIMIGVMVVIFYFFFIRPQQKKQKDQKTFSEGVAKGDQVVTIGGIHGKVLSVDESTVTLEIDKGAKMKIEKSSISMENSKKLAS, encoded by the coding sequence ATGTTAAACTTCATATTATTACAAGCAGCAGGTGGCGGAAATGCACAAAGCTTAATCATGATCGGTGTCATGGTAGTCATCTTTTATTTCTTCTTCATCAGACCACAGCAAAAAAAGCAAAAGGATCAAAAGACTTTTTCTGAAGGTGTGGCCAAAGGAGATCAAGTGGTAACCATCGGCGGAATCCATGGTAAAGTTTTGTCAGTAGACGAGTCTACAGTAACTTTAGAAATAGACAAAGGCGCTAAAATGAAGATTGAAAAATCATCCATCTCTATGGAAAATTCTAAAAAACTAGCGAGCTAA